The Carassius gibelio isolate Cgi1373 ecotype wild population from Czech Republic chromosome A1, carGib1.2-hapl.c, whole genome shotgun sequence region AAACAAAATGCTCGTCTACACTGATTTGATTAATCAGTGAGATGTGGACTCACCTTTCTTGACCCCAGGAAGACTGAGCGCCACTCCGTCTCCATCCCCTGTGCCTTCATCCACTAAAGAGAGACTACCAAACTCAGTCATCTTACGCCTGTCGAGGAACTCCTGAGAAAAGAACAACATGGCAGAAAGACTTCAGAAGCTAGAGTAAAATAATTATGACATGCTAATTCAGTGAATATACTGCATGattactgttgatttttccaggtGATATAGGAAACTAAATTACAAAGGGGACGTGAACTGCATTTCCTGTGTTAGTATTTTTACATCAAACACTGTCAATTTAGAAACAGAAGGACAGATTAAAACAATTCGTTTAAATGGGTGTCTTcttttctgtcaccgatggagttttggttccttgccgcctCTGGCTTGATTAGTCGGGGATACTTAATttccagcgatatcgttgacttgattacacagatactatttaactgaactgagctggatgatgacatcactgaattcatgtGTGATGAATTGACCTTACGCAGACCAAAGAGGTGATTATGAAGTAGTAGGTGTTGATTTGTGTTAGCTCTATTTCCAAATAAAAACACCAAGTAGAAAATGAGTCATTTTGGGAGCTTGGTTTCAACAAAAGCAGTTTTTGGATTAATAAGGATGTTTTAAGTTCTAGAAAATACCGTATGCCTCTATATTTTTTAGTAACATTTATGTGTCATAAATAATGATCAGAATACAATAAGCTATTAAGAAATCATATTCCCATTAACAAAATGGAAGCTTTGTGTTCTAgtttttttatgtctgtttctGCAGTGAATACCGACAAATTTgctaaataagtgtgtgtgtgtacctccatAGCGTCCAGAGAGAGATTACAGGAGATCTCAAACTTCTTCATTAGAACATGTTCCTTGATGTtataaatgcacacaaactttgaCTGGCCACCTGCAAGGATCGATTCACCATCTGCTGAGTAGCACAAGGAGGTGAAGGACCTACAAATCAGTTAAGAGGAAATAAGTGATTAATGCTGgtaatacatacagtacatctaGGTTCAGCAGGGAATATTCGGTTTATTGGGGTTAATCCAGCCagttgttatcacagaataaaacCATAGGGGTTTATGAACATTATCCCAGTTACAACACAGCTGCTTACTGCTACATAAGTAAATAAGCCACAACATTTtcaacacataaataaaaatgaggacataaaacattatttgagaAGAAAGCCTTTTAAATCTTACCAGATTATCATCATAAATCCATTACAgtgtaagaaaaataatttacttcaatatttgctttaaaaatatactCCAACAATGTTACCACAGGCCTAGTATTAAAACTGAAGTAATCCAGTTTCATTTTACTGTAAACACAGTCAAAAACTATTTACTAAATGGTGTAACTTTATGGTATATTATTCAGAGTTGCTAATGATGACGGTTGTTATCAGGCAGTAAAATAGCtctagtatgcatgtatatgtgtgcgtgtatatatatatctgtgacATACTTTCCCTTGGCAGACTGTTTAGCAGTGATCTTTTCGGTTTCTTTACGGCCCATCTGCAGGTCATGGCGGCCAGCGATAGAGCCAGTCTGTCCTCCAGTCTGAGGGTTCCAGAATGTGATTTCACCATCCAGAGAGGCAACTGCCAACTCCTGACCATCAGGACGATATGTAACAACGAGTCCTGAATAAAGACAGGAGAAAGACATCTATAAATAACACATCCTTTTCATTCCAAACCacctactcttttttttttctctctaaacaGTTTTACATAAACCGGTCACTTGGGGAACTTGCCATCAGAGGTGAGCCGCAAGGTCTCTTTGGTCTGCCAGCTGTCCAGCATGTCCCACAGGCGGACTGTTTTGTCCCATGACACACTGGcgagcacagactggactggacTGAAGCACAAGTTGCTGACAGGACCCTCATGACCACTGAGCACCTACTCCAGCAGTAAAGAGTTACAAAGAATGCAATTACATATCAACTGTgaggctcaacaatgatttttgCACTGGAATGATTAGTCTTGGCTGAAAATGGACCAACAACCAAATATTAAGCCTATCTGTAGGTTTGCCAATAACAGTCATTTCTAATATTTATCCATTCACAGTACAACAAACCATACTGTTTTTTATTGACAAATGTATAACTATATACAAGGATGTTACACACTGCACTTGTCACATGATCACAAACGAGCATCCTAATTCGGTGGTATCTGACCTCTAGCAGTCGTCCAGTCTGCATGGACCATAGGAAGATCTCAAAGGAGTCCTGAGAGCCGGCACACACCAACTCCCCACTACTGTCCAGTGCCAGAGAGGAGAACTGAGCCGGTCGTGGAGACGTCATGGTACGGAAGTTCCGGTACCTGAGAGAAGAGAATGAGGACAAAACGAGAATAAAGAGAGAGCAGAGTGTTCAGCAGTGCAGAATGTGCATAGGAAgcagatttcttttatttttttttattctttagagTGCAAAAACATACAACATAGGGtgaacacaaaatgacaacaaaacacaaaaacaacaaaacagcaatgaTAGCAACAGCAATGAAAAGACAAATGAGtaagtatttaaatagtaatagcatgtattacaataataatattattgtgatgacaacaacagtaataacagtaataacaaCAATGGTGATACTAAAGATGGTGATGACAATATTTTGTGTTGACGAAAATAgtaatgtcaataataataataacatttatatcaataataatagtaaccgtaataataataataataacaatagtaatacTAAATATGGTGATgataatatatgtaataaaatattatcatcatcatcgccATCTTCAGCATTACTATTGTTATTAtcactattgttattattgttgttgttgtttttttaatgttattatattattattgattttactaTTGCTGTCAATACAAAATATCATCATCAAGATATATTTCTACAAGCAATACTTTTACAAGTCTACAAGAGAGCTATAAAATCAGAGAAATCTGCAAATAAATTGAGCGGTCTACTTACAAATCACAATCAACAGATTCAAAACTCATTCAacactttaataatcaaatttatcttatttatgatcacatttatatttacatgtttataatatttattttacatgccataagagatttaaaaagaatatgaaaataaaggtTGAAGTAATAAACAGAACAGGAAACCCAAGCATGAAGTATTGTGCAACAGTGAGCACATGGTTGGAAATGGAGAAGTTGATACCTGTGCAGGTCAAATGCTCGAACAGTGCCATCTAGTGAGGCGCTGACCACCACAAAGCCACTGGAGTTGAAGGCAACATTAGTGACACTGCTGGAGTGTTCAGTGAACGTCACAAAACAGAGGCCACTGTTGGTATTCCACACTTTAACCTGGAAAGCAACAGTTTAATTGCATCTCTCTTATTTAATCCCAAGACAAAAACCTAGTGGTAGAAGACTTACCTTTCCATCATCCCCTCCAGTAACAAGATACTGACCATCAGGTGAATAAGCCAAAGAGTTCATGTTGTTGAAGTGTCCCTGCTGTTTGAACACATAGGACTCACTCTGCCATTCCCAGACCAGCAGCTGGCCCAGACCTTTAACACGGGATGGAAACAAGGCATTACAGCACAGGACAGCATAGTGTTGTGCTCCGATGAACAAACCTGGTTGAGAACAATACCTGAGCAGCCAAAGCCAATCCAGTCACCAGTGGGATTCATAGCAATGGTAGAAATCCTCTGATCTGAAATACTAGATGTGATATTATGCTACATTAGAATTCATTAATCAGTATGGAATAAAGCCACAATCACTTGTGGTTAAGACTGAAGATAAATGAAATACATAATACTCTAGTTGTAAGGGCTAGGAAAAAATCTAGCAATCTTCATCAAAGTCTTCTATATAATTTCTACAAAACACATCTTTCTATTGAATTGTCCTCGAGGGctgcaaacaaaaacatacattgcGAACAGTGCAGTTTGATTCATAAAAAACAGCTACTGGATATTTTTGACAAATATTCAATGGAAATATTACAAACctgagtgagtgaatgaggtCAAATTCTGGCAGCTCATGCAGGTGGAACGCTCCCGATGCGAAACCGGTCACGAGGATACGTGTCTTCTTGTGGAAAGCTGCAGCGGTCAACTTGTTGAAATCACCCGCCTTGTTAAAATAGTGCCTGCAATAAAAGAccgatttaaaatgtaattacagagACATTAGAGCTTTCGCCATGTTTTATAACCAGAACGTCGATCTTGGTGTGAACAAGTCTAAAGAAAAGACCCATAGATTGAAGAAATAAGGAGAGTTTcagagggaggaaaaaaaaactcacttgcTCCTTTGAGAATAGCGGACATTTTTGATGCCTTCCACTTGTTTGGGTGTATCTGCGTTTCCTTTAATCACATCTCCTCTAGTCTCTCCATCCTCCCCTACAATATCCTCAATGTCATCATCTTCGTTGCTTTCCacttcttctctcttttttttctcctcctccaTCTTCTTTCTCTCAGAGTATTTTGGGCCCTTCTGTAAGTCCTCGAGCTCAGTGTCACTTTCCCATACACACAAAGTGCCCTCTTGACTCACTGTGTACATCTGTGAAAACAAATGAAACCGCTTAAAGGTGGCATATGTGAGGTTTGCCAGTACTGCAATGCAAAAACAAACGTAACATTCACTCCCGTGCTACACAAACGCAGCAGACACTTTACAAACGTACATCTAAGCTGTCCTTCTCAAAGAAGCAGCCCACTATGATGTCCTTATGACCTCCCAGCGAGTAGTAGATGAGATTTGCCCATCTCTCTGCTCCAAAGATCCAAGTGGTCATGTCCTTACTGCCCACAGCAAAGCACCTAGTTATCAGTAAAGAAGAGCAAGAATTTAATCGGTCACATAAATACAGGGGATTCCCACCTGCACGGTTTGCAGTTCattacatttcaaacatactaCTATAGAAATCCATAGAAAAGTCAGGACTAGAGCATCATGTGGTAAACCAGTATTCAAAAATGATTGATCCCTAAAATGAACAGTTaagccaaaaatgtaaatgttattgttAAACACATACTTAGACTTCGGGACATCAAAGATATAAGTGAGCTGGTTCCTTCATgggacagatttggagaaatttggcattacatcatttactcaccaatggatcttctgcagtgaatggattcCTTCAGAATGTGAGTTCAAATggataataaaaacatcaaaataatccacaagtaatcaacatGAGTGAGAAGCGAAAAGATAAGTGTTCCTAatgaacaaatccatcaagacatttttacttCAAACCATTGTTTCCAATAAGAGGCCTTCTATTCATAATATTACTCTCTCTCGTTTAAAAGgtgtctcgtctgaatcaggacaTCCAACAGATCAAGCGAAAATAggtctaaacaaatatgtgggtggattctgatatgagaggacaacagtggatggactttttcactaagGAAAGTTATTAcagattatggacttgtattttgtcCAGAAGCAATAGTTTGAAGTCATGTTgatacttttggattattgtaatgtttttatcagctgtttggactttcattctgatggcactcatTCACAGCTAAGGATGCACTGGGGAGCAAacgatgtaatgctacatttctccaaatctattcccatgaagaaacaaactctacatcatggatggcctgagagtgaaaacatttaacaaattttcattttaggctgaaatattcctttaaaattgcATGGAAGTataaaatgcacaataaaacAGTGAATGTTCTTTTGCTGCAGAATCCATACATTTAAGGATACGGGAAAAAAATAATCTGTTACGCACTTGGAATCATCTGTCCAGTCGATACATGTCGTCTCATCAAATGGCCCATAATAACTCTTGTCTAAAGCAAACGCATTAAACTCTCGGTTTCTTCCAGGTGCATGATACATTAGAGCCACGTTTTCCTTGGTTATCACAAACCTCCTTTAAAGAAACAAAGGAACAAGACCAGGGAAAATGTAATAAGAGCTGTTCATGCATAAAATCATATTGCAAAGTTAATATGAGCTGTGTGTAATAGCTGACCTTCCATCAGGGGAGAAGGACACGCTTTGAACAGGACTGTGGAAGTGATGATGGTGAAGTACTGCCCGAGTGACCAAACTGACCAGTATGGCTGCTCCATCTGAAACACATTAATCAAACACTAAATTCTCTCATCAGCAAAAAAACTAACCACCAACCTGTAtagatcaccatacttggccacaacTTCTCTTTACTTCACTTGGTTTCCTTTAcagattatattattattgaaaattaaattaaaatattagcaTCAAATCCTCCATATATCTCAAGCAGCATTTACTTGAGCATGTTCCAAAGAGTAAATTCATACggttatacaatacagattgtttcaaaagaGTAGCTCCGTAGTGATAAATAGGAAAACAGCAGAATTAATTATGGAAACAGTTCAGATTCTGCTGTTAAGGAGCTCTATAaaacaatagtgtcattattcagtgttcatttgattcagttcaataactgaAGTGTTGTTGTTGCAAAATCCAATTCAGgttaaagcagctctacagacaATAATGTGCTTCACTGGAAACAAGGAAATCTGACCTTCTGTACAAAGAATGACAAATTTGCTAACTTGATTGTTGACACAGAAAAGGTGAATATAATTTCTAATATGAAATTTCATTAGctaaaattatgacaaaaagtgTGCACATCAAACAGTTAAAAAGCTCAAccaaaaaatctataataataatggtCTTGAAATGTCACTGCTAGTGAGAAATCATAATGATTATTCCAACTatggattttgttgttgttgttgttgtttttgtgattAACATTTTACATCACAGCCTTTTCATAATCCTTAACTTTTCGGCGGCaatggctcagtggttcatgtaggttgtctacaaaccggaaggttggtggttcgatccccggctccacctgaccaagtgtcgaggtgtccttgagcaagacacctaaccccagctgctcccgacgagctggatggcgccttgtatggcagacaccgccgtcggtgtgtgaatgtgtgtgtgaatgtgaggcaaaattgtaaagcgctttggatggccatgtggtctgttgaaagcgctatataaatgcagtccatttaccatttggggaagtcgtggcctaatggttagagggttggactcccaatcgaagggttgtgagttctagtctcgggctggacggaattgtgggtgggggtagtgcatgaacagctctctctccaccttcaataccacgacttaggtgcccttgagcaaggcatctaacccccaactgctccccgggcgccgcagcataaatggctgcccactgctccgggtgtgtgctcacagtgtgtgtgtgttcactgctctgtgtgtgtgcatttcggatgggttaaatgcagagcacaaattctgagtatgggtcaccatacttggctgaatgtcacttcactttcacttttgggTTTAAATTAGATGAAATTATATTCAAAATGGTCTCCAGAATACAATAATGCTTATTACAGGGGGAAAAACAGTGCATGGTGAATTGTATACTTTTCCATACCTTCATCTATAAGTATGGCAAGATTCCCATCCGGAGAGATTCCCAAACAGCTGATATTCTTTGTGGTGGACACTGGTAAGGTTTCTGAtttgttactgaaaaaaaaaaaccggatTGAACATTTCCTCAGTTGAAAACAGACTAATCTCACTTGCTAATAAGACCGCACAATGAAATTAGGGATATTATGAAAAGGACTGATACTCACTTTTTCAGATCAAAGACTGAGATGCGGTTGCCAACAGGACTGATGACAGAATTCCCATCTTTAGAGAAACACAGGTTCCCGTGGCGATAAAATGACCCTAATAAGTTGGAAAACTAGGCGAAAATACGAACACGCTAAATTAAAATATTCACTCAGATACATTCGGTTTTAAAACAAAcaatctgcttttttttatttgcttgattataaatatttttgtcacAATAAAAGAAGCAGTCAGTCTCACACAAATgtctaataaaaaaagtaatacaaattatTCACGAGAAGAACATCAAAAGTTAGTGTCTGTAATACCTTGTATGCGAACTTCATGTTTTCTGAGATGTTATATTACAAATTATCCATTAAATATCATGCGTCCTGCGCTCCACACgtgaaaaaattacaaatacatgAACGCACATGGGCTCAAAAACACTTCCGGGTCAATACCAGACTAAAAGCACCCAGCTTCGTCACATAAAAGTCTCCCAAAGGTTatgtttcttcttcttatttggTATTTTATTGGCAGCTTCTAGGTTACCGCCACCGACTGGACTGGAGTGTGGAACAAGATTTATGCGTTATCTACGATTGGGGAGGGGAaggggacaaaaaaataaaaa contains the following coding sequences:
- the pwp2h gene encoding PWP2 small subunit processome component, coding for MKFAYKFSNLLGSFYRHGNLCFSKDGNSVISPVGNRISVFDLKNNKSETLPVSTTKNISCLGISPDGNLAILIDEDGAAILVSLVTRAVLHHHHFHSPVQSVSFSPDGRRFVITKENVALMYHAPGRNREFNAFALDKSYYGPFDETTCIDWTDDSKCFAVGSKDMTTWIFGAERWANLIYYSLGGHKDIIVGCFFEKDSLDMYTVSQEGTLCVWESDTELEDLQKGPKYSERKKMEEEKKKREEVESNEDDDIEDIVGEDGETRGDVIKGNADTPKQVEGIKNVRYSQRSKHYFNKAGDFNKLTAAAFHKKTRILVTGFASGAFHLHELPEFDLIHSLSISDQRISTIAMNPTGDWIGFGCSGLGQLLVWEWQSESYVFKQQGHFNNMNSLAYSPDGQYLVTGGDDGKVKVWNTNSGLCFVTFTEHSSSVTNVAFNSSGFVVVSASLDGTVRAFDLHRYRNFRTMTSPRPAQFSSLALDSSGELVCAGSQDSFEIFLWSMQTGRLLEVLSGHEGPVSNLCFSPVQSVLASVSWDKTVRLWDMLDSWQTKETLRLTSDGLVVTYRPDGQELAVASLDGEITFWNPQTGGQTGSIAGRHDLQMGRKETEKITAKQSAKGKSFTSLCYSADGESILAGGQSKFVCIYNIKEHVLMKKFEISCNLSLDAMEEFLDRRKMTEFGSLSLVDEGTGDGDGVALSLPGVKKGDMSSRRFKPEIRVSSLCFSPTGRSWAAASTEGLLIYSLDVSLVFDPYDLDMDVTPASIRQQMRKKEWASAILLSFRLNEMPLIREVLEAVPYDQIRVICSSLPDVYVDKLLNFVASTLEKSNHLEFYLSWAQCLLTLHGQKLKNRSGAVLPTVQQLLKSIQRHSDDLSKLCDWNIYNIRYAAALSKQRGMKRTAAESLSDEEEEEEEEVSVDSGGDEENIMNE